In Trichoplusia ni isolate ovarian cell line Hi5 chromosome 7, tn1, whole genome shotgun sequence, a single genomic region encodes these proteins:
- the LOC113495823 gene encoding 4-coumarate--CoA ligase 1-like, translated as MSSAVRSNVLKVLKKNKNGFLSVAVRQKSLAGSEKNILTSVFKDLPPTTNTVNDFVWQNLERWPDKTATVCAVTGRGYTYAQTHRMSIAFAASLRSKLKLQNDDKVAIILPNIPEYACTILGVLQAGCVASMMNPVYTVDELKRQIQLIKCKAVVASNISYANIKQALSELQMDIPIVLVENEGLPEGTIRFAEFAEDFNLDTDCLKAVRRGPKDLAILPFSSGTTGFPKAVALTHASVLAMNQQIIDPEIVVCKETTATNQAVLPAILPFFHIFGFNSLMLSQMTQGAKMVTLPYFKPELFLKTLVQHKAEVLFLVPPMVVFLGKHPAVTPKHLESVYGIISGAAPISAQDAEAIVAKNKAINFRQGYGLTETNGGISVGRNDDHNHASVGHVFPSSKVKIADLQTQEALGPGQEGEIWYRGPNVMNGYYENEEATKEVMTEDGWYKTGDIGRYDDKKYLYVTDRLKELIKVKGFQVPPAELEMVLRTHPKVLDCAVLGIPDEISGELPKAFVVTQQGQTLKDDEILDYVNSKVAVFKKIKEVQFVKEIPKSAAGKILRKNLKEMYC; from the exons ATGTCCAGTGCAGTTCGGAGTAATGTGCTAAAAGtattgaagaaaaacaaaaatggatTCTTGTCTGTGGCTGTCCGACAAAAGAGTTTGGCGGgctctgaaaaaaatattctgaccTCTGTGTTCAAGGACCTACCACCTACTACAAATACTGTGAATGACTTTGTGTGGCAGAATCTAGAGAGATGGCCTGACAAGACTGCTACG GTATGTGCAGTAACAGGCCGCGGTTATACGTACGCTCAAACTCATAGGATGTCCATAGCATTTGCTGCGTCTCTACGATCGAAGCTGAAATTGCAAAATGATGATAAGGTTGCCATAATCCTGCCTAATATCCCGGAGTATGCTTGCACGATATTGGGAGTACTGCAGGCTGGCTGTGTGGCTAGTATGATGAATCCTGTTTATACAGTAG ACGAACTGAAACGCCAAATACAGCTAATTAAATGCAAAGCTGTTGTTGCATCAAATATTTCGTATGCGAACATTAAACAAGCATTAAGCGAGCTTCAGATGGACATACCAATAGTTCTCGTAGAAAATGAAGGACTCCCTGAAGGCACAATACGATTTGCCGAGTTTGCAGAAGACTTTAACCTGGATACGGACTGTTTGAAGGCTGTGCGAAGGGGTCCTAAAGATCTGGCAATTTTGCCGTTTTCCAGTGGAACTACAGGGTTTCCTAAGGCTGTGGCGCTCACCCATGCGAGTGTATTAGCCATGAATCAGCAAATTATTGATCCGGAGATTGTTGTCTGTAAGGAGACTACTG cAACAAACCAGGCGGTGTTGCCAGCTATCCTACCATTCTTCCACATCTTCGGTTTTAACTCGCTCATGTTAAGTCAAATGACGCAGGGAGCTAAGATGGTCACGTTGCCATACTTCAAGCCAGAGCTGTTTCTCAAGACTCTCGTACAACACAAGGCTGAAGTGTTGTTCTTGGTACCTCCTATGG TGGTATTCCTTGGAAAGCACCCAGCGGTTACGCCTAAGCACTTGGAGTCAGTGTACGGGATCATCAGTGGCGCGGCTCCAATTTCCGCTCAGGATGCTGAAGCCATCGTCGCTAAAAAT AAAGCAATTAACTTCCGTCAAGGCTATGGACTTACGGAGACAAACGGGGGAATATCTGTTGGCAGGAACGACGATCACAATCATGCGTCAGTCGGCCATGTGTTCCCTAGCAGCAAAGTGAAGATTGCTGACCTACAGACACAAGAGGCTTTGGGGCCTGGTCAG GAGGGTGAAATCTGGTACCGTGGACCAAACGTCATGAATGGCTACTATGAAAACGAGGAAGCTACCAAAGAGGTTATGACTGAAGATGGATGGTACAAGACCGGTGATATAGGGCGATATGATGACAAGAAGTATTTATATGTTACTGATAGGCTCAAGGAACTTATCAAG GTGAAAGGTTTCCAAGTCCCCCCAGCGGAACTAGAAATGGTACTACGAACCCATCCGAAAGTTCTAGACTGTGCCGTCCTAGGCATCCCTGATGAAATATCAGGAGAGCTGCCTAAAGCCTTCGTGGTCACTCAGCAAGGACAAACGTTGAAGGACGACGAAATACTAGACTACGTCAACAGTAAAGTAGCAGTCTTCAAGAAGATCAAAGAAGTACAGTTTGTAAAGGAAATCCCGAAAAGCGCAGCGGGTAAGATTTTGAgaaagaatttaaaagaaatgtattgtTAG